One region of Ahniella affigens genomic DNA includes:
- a CDS encoding transposase, translated as MPQARERTVPSNCTGYYHCVSRCVRRAWLCGYDKVRRKNFDYRRKWVEERLLELADAYSVSLYAYAVMSNHLHVVLKIDAQAAAGWSDEEVARRWCLVFPGTDDPDALKKRIANIASAPEKVALYRDRLRNLSWFMRSLAEPIARRANIEDDCTGRFWEGRFKAQALVGDRALLAAMIYSDLNPIRAKIAKDLPSADHTGVQKRIVLIKAKKLVAPQPLTPIAGVKQEGLSLSNKDYLALADDTGRQWHRRKRGRISPKVRSILSNLKVDPKQWHDQIRGFSKSNITAMGPLDRLVQFAIDTGRQWLAGYSFARKVYRAAAVF; from the coding sequence ATGCCGCAAGCGCGCGAACGAACCGTTCCATCTAACTGTACGGGCTACTACCACTGCGTGAGCCGCTGTGTCCGACGGGCATGGCTCTGCGGATACGATAAAGTCCGGCGGAAAAATTTCGACTATCGCCGCAAATGGGTCGAGGAACGTTTACTCGAACTGGCCGATGCATACTCAGTGTCGCTCTATGCCTATGCAGTGATGAGCAATCATCTGCACGTTGTACTGAAGATAGATGCGCAAGCGGCGGCGGGTTGGTCCGACGAGGAGGTGGCGCGGCGCTGGTGCTTGGTGTTCCCGGGCACGGACGACCCAGACGCGCTCAAGAAGCGGATCGCCAACATCGCCTCAGCACCGGAAAAGGTGGCGCTATATCGTGATCGGCTACGTAACCTGAGCTGGTTCATGCGAAGCTTGGCCGAACCGATCGCACGGCGAGCCAACATCGAAGACGACTGCACGGGTCGCTTCTGGGAGGGGCGATTCAAAGCGCAGGCGCTGGTCGGCGACCGCGCTTTGTTGGCTGCGATGATCTATTCTGATCTGAATCCGATTCGCGCCAAGATCGCGAAGGACCTGCCGAGCGCTGATCACACCGGTGTGCAAAAGCGCATTGTGCTGATCAAAGCCAAGAAACTGGTCGCGCCGCAACCGCTCACCCCGATCGCCGGTGTAAAGCAAGAAGGCCTGAGTCTAAGCAACAAGGACTATCTGGCCTTGGCCGACGACACCGGTCGGCAATGGCATCGCCGCAAGCGCGGCCGCATCTCGCCGAAAGTGCGATCGATCCTTTCCAACCTAAAGGTTGATCCCAAGCAATGGCATGACCAGATTCGTGGCTTCAGCAAGAGCAATATCACTGCGATGGGGCCCTTGGATCGATTGGTGCAGTTTGCCATCGACACGGGCAGGCAGTGGTTGGCTGGCTACAGCTTTGCGCGAAAGGTCTACCGGGCGGCCGCGGTGTTCTGA
- a CDS encoding toll/interleukin-1 receptor domain-containing protein: MGRKFSVFICHVREQRDVAELIFQKLGDSDIEVLVDRTQIEDGDRPDDSLKDLVERADLFVFLLTKESFDPLRYVHTEVQWRKEAHPIARKENLLVAEWPDVERGKVRLDPYLEALVKLEVKGHYAAHIAQAIVDRFKNRGTPTRSKSSNPAIDWATRNRWLLIAGLAASGARHP, encoded by the coding sequence ATGGGGCGCAAGTTTTCGGTTTTCATCTGTCATGTTCGCGAACAACGAGACGTTGCCGAGTTGATCTTCCAAAAGCTGGGCGATAGCGACATTGAGGTGTTAGTCGATCGTACACAGATCGAAGATGGAGACCGTCCCGATGACAGCTTGAAAGACCTTGTCGAGCGGGCAGACCTTTTTGTCTTTCTCTTGACCAAGGAATCTTTCGATCCACTGCGCTATGTCCATACCGAAGTCCAATGGCGCAAGGAAGCCCATCCAATCGCTCGGAAAGAGAACTTACTCGTGGCCGAATGGCCTGATGTTGAGCGGGGCAAGGTCAGGCTCGATCCCTACTTGGAGGCGTTGGTCAAGCTGGAAGTTAAAGGCCACTACGCGGCGCATATCGCCCAGGCAATTGTTGACCGATTCAAGAACCGCGGTACGCCCACTCGAAGCAAAAGCAGCAACCCGGCGATTGATTGGGCGACGCGCAACCGCTGGCTACTCATCGCGGGGTTAGCAGCATCGGGGGCAAGACACCCATAA
- a CDS encoding DUF4394 domain-containing protein, translated as MLFAGQVLAQGTISEINNGSTASFVRPTSAFDDSPAANFIGVSPITTQDHIFETGWWYRVQTATQESFMPVPTTQNYSGNTSLNTWTGFAFGFFTTPLNATETGIVTNAKVTPASVEGGSMILELEVQNPNTGPVTIDVFHMLDMDVQPSAGDDQAVLVGGQPYVIRIFDAGTNRGIYASNDADGYLVRPFGATDVAAVLSNTAVDNFENTGLPFSAGDFSAGMHWTNRVIPAGGSAVFTVVFGINAEAVFDPVILNTNLFTNGFESKRFFAYDFGAQQLVSFDPDNLQAVRVIPVTGLGQENVLGLAFRPRDKRLFSVGNLASSNARFLYEINPANGAATPIGTVNLPMVTGTAGGIGMGFDPVQDRLRLVASNVLNRRINPDTGGLTSTNPNLTWAAGDVNAGGGPPQVYHIAYTNSKAFATTTRLIGITETLVVVEINAATGVASTIGSLPPEFDPINIGGFDIDADNELAYLMYNNHVYRFNLNDFIVTDLGIIGGALNAVNLLDGLTILQ; from the coding sequence ATGTTGTTTGCTGGTCAAGTTCTGGCGCAAGGAACCATCTCCGAGATCAACAATGGGTCCACTGCGAGTTTTGTTCGCCCAACATCGGCTTTCGATGACAGTCCCGCGGCCAATTTTATTGGCGTGTCGCCAATCACCACGCAGGACCACATCTTTGAGACGGGCTGGTGGTATCGCGTGCAAACTGCCACGCAAGAATCCTTCATGCCGGTGCCAACCACACAAAACTATTCGGGCAATACGTCCCTGAACACTTGGACCGGTTTTGCCTTCGGTTTTTTCACCACGCCATTGAATGCAACGGAAACCGGCATTGTCACCAATGCCAAGGTCACCCCGGCTTCGGTGGAGGGCGGCTCGATGATTCTTGAACTGGAAGTGCAGAATCCGAACACGGGGCCGGTGACGATCGACGTCTTTCACATGCTCGACATGGACGTGCAACCCTCTGCCGGAGATGATCAAGCCGTTCTGGTGGGTGGTCAGCCTTATGTCATCCGCATATTCGATGCCGGCACCAACCGCGGCATTTACGCATCCAATGACGCCGATGGCTATTTGGTTCGACCCTTCGGCGCCACCGATGTGGCCGCGGTGCTCTCGAACACAGCGGTCGACAATTTCGAAAACACCGGCTTGCCGTTCAGCGCAGGTGATTTCAGCGCGGGTATGCACTGGACAAATCGCGTGATTCCGGCTGGCGGTTCTGCGGTTTTTACCGTGGTGTTCGGCATCAATGCCGAAGCTGTGTTTGACCCCGTCATCTTGAACACGAATCTGTTCACCAATGGCTTTGAATCCAAGCGGTTTTTTGCCTATGACTTTGGTGCGCAGCAGTTAGTGAGTTTTGACCCTGACAACTTGCAAGCGGTGCGTGTCATCCCGGTCACTGGACTGGGCCAGGAGAATGTGCTCGGCCTGGCGTTTCGTCCGCGCGACAAACGCTTGTTTTCGGTCGGTAATCTGGCGTCGAGCAATGCCCGGTTTCTGTACGAGATCAATCCAGCCAATGGCGCTGCCACACCGATCGGCACAGTCAATTTGCCCATGGTCACGGGCACGGCGGGTGGTATCGGCATGGGATTTGATCCGGTACAAGACCGGCTGCGTTTGGTGGCAAGCAATGTTTTGAATCGGCGTATCAATCCCGACACTGGCGGACTGACTTCGACCAATCCCAACCTTACTTGGGCCGCCGGGGATGTGAACGCCGGCGGTGGGCCCCCGCAGGTGTATCACATTGCTTACACCAATTCGAAAGCCTTTGCCACGACCACTCGCCTGATTGGCATCACCGAAACCCTGGTCGTCGTGGAAATCAATGCGGCGACTGGTGTTGCTTCAACCATCGGCAGTTTGCCGCCTGAATTCGACCCAATCAACATTGGTGGTTTTGACATCGATGCCGACAACGAACTGGCCTACCTGATGTACAACAATCATGTGTACCGGTTCAATCTCAATGACTTCATCGTGACCGATCTGGGCATTATCGGCGGCGCGTTGAATGCCGTGAATTTGCTGGATGGATTGACGATTCTGCAATGA
- a CDS encoding RNA polymerase sigma factor, whose protein sequence is MSFPSLHSRSHSLSQHALSHDPATLAQLYGALVYKAAYRVLGDAALAEDVQQDVFLRLIESPQYDVDSWPAYLTAASTRAAIDVLRRQQRWWRLLPIWRAQAPVAASSAEQVGLEQERARRLRSALARLSRREAQCFGLRYLQGLEIADIARALRLSENSVSVSLHRARRRLEADIAQVSQEDRS, encoded by the coding sequence ATGTCCTTCCCTTCCCTGCACAGCCGGAGTCACTCATTGTCTCAACACGCGTTATCCCATGACCCGGCCACACTGGCACAACTGTACGGCGCCCTGGTCTACAAAGCAGCCTATCGCGTGCTCGGCGATGCGGCATTGGCCGAGGACGTGCAACAGGACGTGTTCCTGCGGCTGATCGAATCGCCGCAATACGATGTCGACTCCTGGCCGGCATATCTGACGGCCGCATCGACACGCGCCGCCATCGATGTGCTGCGCAGACAACAGCGTTGGTGGCGCCTGTTGCCGATTTGGCGCGCACAGGCGCCAGTTGCAGCAAGTTCGGCGGAGCAGGTCGGGCTTGAGCAAGAGCGCGCACGGCGACTGCGCTCGGCGCTTGCGCGACTGTCGCGACGTGAGGCGCAGTGCTTCGGACTGCGTTATCTGCAAGGACTCGAGATCGCCGACATCGCCCGCGCACTGCGACTGAGTGAAAACAGCGTCAGCGTCAGTCTGCACCGCGCCAGGCGTCGGCTTGAAGCTGATATCGCACAAGTATCACAGGAGGATCGGTCATGA
- a CDS encoding serine hydrolase domain-containing protein, producing the protein MARLPSAAELDAEVAAAMQATEARGLAIAVIDKGRVQYTRSYGERNTAGQPLQTDTIMYGASLTKAAFAYMVMQLVDEGRLDLDRPIAEYLDRPLPSYPDEEGYGPWRDLADDQRWRLLTPRILLTHSAGFANFAFLEPDGKLRMHFDPGTRYAYSGEGLILLQFVLHRGLGLDVGAEMQRRVFDRLGMTRTSMTWRADFADNLADGWDIGGTPQPHDERSRVRAAGSMDTSLDDIARLAAGYVRGDGLSAKARAELVRAQLPITSLSQFPSLQPELAPKQRHKHLASGLGVIRFQGPQGIGFMKGGHNDITANTWVCVERGQRCVVILANDVRAEPAFPRLVAFVLGNTNAPWRWEYGTMTFWKHE; encoded by the coding sequence ATGGCCAGACTGCCCAGTGCTGCTGAACTCGATGCCGAGGTCGCGGCTGCAATGCAGGCCACTGAGGCGCGTGGCCTCGCGATTGCCGTGATCGACAAGGGCCGCGTGCAGTACACACGCAGCTACGGCGAACGCAACACCGCTGGTCAGCCGCTGCAGACGGACACCATCATGTACGGTGCCTCACTGACCAAGGCCGCCTTCGCCTACATGGTGATGCAATTGGTCGACGAGGGCCGGCTCGATCTGGATCGTCCGATCGCCGAGTATCTGGACCGGCCCCTGCCCAGTTATCCCGACGAAGAGGGCTATGGCCCGTGGCGCGATCTGGCGGACGATCAGCGCTGGCGCCTGTTGACCCCGCGCATCCTGCTGACGCACAGCGCCGGATTTGCCAATTTCGCCTTTCTCGAACCCGATGGCAAGCTGCGCATGCATTTCGATCCCGGCACGCGCTACGCATATTCCGGCGAGGGCCTGATCCTGCTGCAGTTTGTGCTGCATCGCGGGCTGGGGCTGGATGTCGGTGCCGAGATGCAACGGCGGGTGTTCGATCGCCTCGGCATGACCCGCACCAGCATGACGTGGCGCGCGGATTTTGCCGACAACCTGGCCGATGGCTGGGACATCGGTGGCACGCCGCAGCCACACGATGAGCGCAGTCGCGTCCGCGCAGCCGGTTCGATGGATACCAGCTTAGACGACATCGCCCGCCTCGCTGCCGGCTACGTACGCGGAGACGGTCTCTCGGCCAAAGCCCGCGCCGAACTGGTGCGTGCGCAGCTGCCCATCACCAGCCTCAGTCAGTTTCCGTCGCTGCAGCCCGAGCTCGCACCCAAACAACGCCACAAACATCTGGCCTCGGGCCTCGGCGTCATCCGCTTCCAAGGCCCGCAAGGGATCGGCTTCATGAAAGGCGGCCACAATGACATCACGGCCAACACCTGGGTGTGCGTGGAGCGTGGCCAGCGCTGCGTGGTCATACTTGCCAACGATGTGCGCGCCGAGCCGGCCTTCCCGCGCCTGGTGGCCTTCGTGCTCGGCAACACCAACGCGCCCTGGCGCTGGGAATACGGGACCATGACATTCTGGAAGCACGAATAG
- a CDS encoding cytochrome c oxidase subunit 3: protein MAHTETHDPNIYYVPHGSRWPIIATLGLFTTMIGASLTLNHHAIGKPILWAGLAAMILMLFGWFGDVIRESVKGFYNRQVDISFRMGMIWFIFSEVMFFAAFFGALFYTRMFSVPWLGGEGSGDLTNQFLYPGYTAAWPTNGPANVGGAFETIPAWGLPLLNTLILLTSGITITIAHHALIAGQRTKLLVWLGATVALGVLFLYYQGTEYAHAYHELGLTLGSGIYGSTFFMLTGFHGMHVTLGTIMLLIIWFRCAKGHFSKDQHFGFEAVAWYWHFVDVVWLGLFLFVYVL from the coding sequence ATGGCCCACACCGAAACCCACGATCCGAACATCTACTACGTGCCGCATGGCAGCCGCTGGCCGATCATCGCCACGTTGGGACTGTTCACCACCATGATCGGGGCCTCATTGACCCTGAACCACCACGCGATCGGCAAACCGATCCTGTGGGCCGGCCTCGCCGCCATGATCCTGATGCTGTTCGGCTGGTTTGGCGACGTCATCCGCGAATCGGTCAAGGGCTTCTACAACCGCCAGGTCGATATCAGCTTCCGCATGGGCATGATCTGGTTCATCTTCTCCGAAGTCATGTTCTTTGCCGCGTTCTTCGGCGCCCTGTTCTACACCCGCATGTTCAGCGTGCCATGGTTGGGTGGCGAAGGCTCCGGCGACCTGACCAATCAGTTCCTGTACCCCGGTTACACCGCCGCATGGCCGACGAACGGCCCCGCCAACGTGGGCGGCGCATTCGAAACCATCCCAGCCTGGGGCTTGCCGCTGCTCAACACCCTGATCCTGCTGACCTCCGGCATCACGATCACGATCGCCCATCACGCCCTGATCGCCGGCCAACGCACCAAGCTCCTCGTGTGGCTCGGCGCCACCGTCGCCCTCGGCGTGCTCTTCCTGTACTACCAAGGCACCGAGTACGCCCACGCGTACCACGAACTCGGCCTAACGCTCGGCTCCGGCATCTACGGCAGCACCTTCTTCATGCTGACCGGCTTCCACGGCATGCACGTGACCCTCGGCACCATCATGCTCCTCATCATCTGGTTCCGCTGCGCTAAAGGCCACTTCAGCAAAGACCAGCATTTTGGGTTTGAAGCGGTGGCGTGGTATTGGCACTTTGTGGACGTGGTTTGGTTGGGGTTGTTTTTGTTTGTTTACGTGCTGTAG
- a CDS encoding cytochrome c oxidase assembly protein, with product MSLVTERAQANRRVLKWGLLATVLAFGFGWALVPFYDVLCEQILGIKPTMEAVANPVCADGAKSRKIRIEFDTSVDANLPWQLTAEHSAMEIETCKPATAKFVARNLGAFGMNGQAIFSTAPGESAAYLAKTECFCFTQQHLEAGQSREMPVRFMINDQLPESVETITFRYVFNPVSNYAGNDPVAGTPKS from the coding sequence ATGAGCCTGGTAACTGAGCGCGCGCAAGCGAATCGGCGGGTCCTCAAATGGGGCCTGCTGGCAACCGTGCTCGCGTTCGGGTTTGGCTGGGCGTTGGTGCCGTTTTACGACGTGCTGTGCGAGCAGATTCTCGGCATCAAGCCGACGATGGAAGCGGTCGCCAATCCCGTCTGTGCCGACGGCGCCAAGTCGCGCAAGATCCGCATCGAGTTCGATACCAGCGTCGATGCGAACCTGCCCTGGCAGCTCACTGCCGAGCACAGCGCGATGGAAATCGAAACCTGCAAGCCCGCCACGGCCAAATTTGTGGCGCGCAATCTGGGCGCCTTTGGCATGAACGGTCAGGCCATTTTTTCGACCGCGCCCGGCGAGAGCGCGGCGTATCTGGCCAAGACCGAGTGTTTCTGTTTCACCCAGCAGCACTTAGAGGCTGGGCAGTCGCGCGAGATGCCGGTGCGGTTCATGATCAATGACCAGCTGCCGGAATCGGTCGAGACAATCACCTTTCGATATGTGTTCAACCCTGTGTCCAACTACGCGGGCAACGACCCGGTAGCCGGCACACCAAAATCCTGA
- the ctaD gene encoding cytochrome c oxidase subunit I, which produces MANTATHDHTHDHHDDHDHKPKGFVNRWLYATNHKDIGTMYLLFSLIMFFVGGLMALFIRAELFQPGLQILHPEVFNQMTTMHALVMIFGAVMPAFVGLANWMVPLMVGAPDMALPRMNNWSFWIMPFAFTVLLLPLILYLFGIGGGGPAGGWTLYPPLSLQGGDNLAFTIFAVHMMGISSIMGAINIIATILNMRAPGMDLLKMPVFVWTWLITAFLLIAVMPVLAGAVTMLLTDKFFGTSFFNAAGGGDPVMFQHIFWFFGHPEVYIMILPAFGVVSEIIPTFARKPLFGYQAMVYAVASIAFLSFIVWAHHMFTVGMPLGGELFFMYATMLIAVPTGIKVFNWVLTMWRGSMSFETPMLFAVGFVIMFTIGGFSGLMLAIVPADFQYHDTYFVVAHFHYVLVTGAIFSIMAAAYYWLPKWTGHMYNEGLGKIHFWLSTIFVNLLFFPQHFLGLAGMPRRIPDYNIAFLEWNQVSTIGAFGFGLSQLLFAYIIWDVAVRKRGAKATDQVWEGARGLEWTVSSPAPYHSFTVPPVIDDSKLAHGDVTH; this is translated from the coding sequence ATGGCAAACACCGCAACCCACGATCACACGCACGATCATCACGACGACCACGACCACAAGCCGAAGGGCTTTGTGAACCGCTGGCTGTACGCCACCAATCACAAAGACATCGGTACGATGTACCTGTTGTTCTCGCTGATCATGTTCTTTGTCGGCGGCCTGATGGCGCTCTTCATCCGCGCCGAGCTGTTCCAACCGGGTCTGCAGATTCTGCATCCGGAAGTGTTCAACCAGATGACCACCATGCACGCGCTGGTCATGATCTTCGGCGCCGTCATGCCGGCGTTCGTCGGTCTCGCCAACTGGATGGTGCCGCTGATGGTTGGCGCGCCCGACATGGCGCTGCCGCGCATGAACAACTGGTCCTTCTGGATCATGCCGTTCGCGTTCACCGTACTGCTGCTGCCGCTCATTCTGTACCTGTTCGGCATTGGTGGTGGCGGCCCGGCCGGTGGCTGGACACTGTACCCGCCGCTGTCGCTGCAGGGCGGTGACAACCTCGCGTTCACGATCTTCGCCGTGCACATGATGGGGATCAGCTCGATCATGGGTGCGATCAACATCATCGCCACGATCCTCAACATGCGCGCCCCGGGCATGGACCTCCTGAAGATGCCGGTGTTCGTGTGGACCTGGCTGATCACCGCGTTCCTGCTGATCGCCGTGATGCCGGTACTCGCCGGTGCGGTCACCATGCTGCTCACCGACAAGTTCTTCGGCACCAGCTTCTTCAATGCCGCTGGCGGTGGCGACCCGGTGATGTTCCAGCACATCTTCTGGTTCTTCGGTCACCCCGAGGTCTACATCATGATTCTGCCGGCGTTCGGCGTGGTCTCGGAAATCATCCCGACCTTCGCTCGCAAGCCGCTGTTTGGCTACCAGGCCATGGTGTACGCCGTTGCGTCGATCGCCTTCCTGTCGTTCATCGTGTGGGCGCACCACATGTTCACCGTCGGCATGCCGCTGGGTGGTGAGCTGTTCTTCATGTACGCGACCATGCTGATCGCCGTGCCAACCGGCATCAAGGTGTTCAACTGGGTGCTGACCATGTGGCGCGGCTCGATGAGCTTCGAAACGCCCATGTTGTTTGCCGTCGGCTTCGTCATCATGTTCACGATCGGTGGCTTCTCGGGCCTGATGCTCGCGATTGTCCCGGCCGACTTCCAGTATCACGACACGTACTTCGTCGTCGCCCACTTCCACTACGTGCTCGTTACTGGCGCGATCTTCTCGATCATGGCCGCCGCGTACTACTGGCTGCCGAAGTGGACGGGTCACATGTACAACGAAGGTCTGGGCAAGATTCACTTCTGGCTGTCGACGATCTTCGTCAACCTGCTGTTCTTCCCGCAGCACTTCCTGGGTTTGGCCGGCATGCCGCGCCGTATTCCGGACTACAACATTGCATTCCTGGAATGGAATCAGGTCAGCACGATCGGCGCCTTCGGCTTTGGCCTGAGCCAGCTGTTGTTTGCCTACATCATCTGGGACGTCGCCGTGCGCAAGCGTGGCGCCAAGGCCACCGACCAAGTGTGGGAAGGCGCGCGCGGTCTGGAATGGACCGTGTCGTCGCCAGCGCCGTACCACAGCTTCACCGTGCCGCCCGTGATCGACGATTCCAAGCTGGCTCATGGCGACGTCACGCACTGA
- the coxB gene encoding cytochrome c oxidase subunit II, with product MKSTWQRMGLLAASLAATLLTGAAFAADPQKWQLNMTPGVTDTSKAVFDLHMIVLYICVVIGIIVFGMMAVAMFRFRKSKGAVAEKWHHNDKVEIVLTAVPCLILVAMAWPATKVLINMADTRQSEMTVKVTGYQWKWRYEYVDKGVGFMSSLARTSDEARQLHSGIDPATVPNYLLEVDRPLVLPTDTKIRFVLTAEDVIHAWWVPNLGWKQDAIPGKINQAWTEVKEPGIYRGQCAELCGKDHGFMPIVVEFKPKAEFEQWLAAQPGYKLPENTALAAAGAEAPAATVAAAAPAAPAANLGAAAPTAN from the coding sequence ATGAAGTCAACATGGCAACGAATGGGTCTCCTGGCTGCGAGTCTCGCCGCCACGCTGCTCACAGGCGCCGCCTTCGCGGCGGATCCGCAGAAATGGCAGCTGAACATGACGCCGGGTGTCACAGACACATCGAAAGCCGTGTTCGACCTGCACATGATCGTGCTGTACATCTGCGTCGTGATCGGCATCATCGTGTTCGGCATGATGGCGGTCGCCATGTTCCGCTTCCGCAAGTCCAAAGGCGCGGTCGCCGAGAAATGGCATCACAACGACAAAGTCGAAATTGTGCTGACCGCCGTGCCGTGCTTGATCCTCGTCGCCATGGCCTGGCCGGCCACCAAGGTGCTGATCAATATGGCCGACACGCGCCAGTCAGAAATGACCGTCAAGGTCACCGGCTACCAATGGAAGTGGCGCTACGAGTACGTCGATAAAGGCGTCGGCTTTATGAGCTCGCTGGCCCGCACCAGCGACGAAGCCCGCCAGCTGCATTCGGGCATTGATCCGGCTACCGTGCCGAACTACTTGCTCGAAGTCGATCGCCCGCTCGTGCTGCCGACCGACACCAAGATCCGCTTCGTGCTGACCGCCGAAGACGTGATCCATGCGTGGTGGGTGCCAAACCTGGGTTGGAAGCAAGACGCCATCCCCGGCAAGATCAACCAAGCCTGGACCGAAGTGAAAGAGCCGGGCATCTATCGTGGCCAGTGCGCCGAACTGTGCGGCAAGGACCACGGCTTCATGCCGATCGTCGTCGAATTCAAGCCCAAGGCTGAGTTCGAACAATGGCTCGCGGCGCAACCGGGCTACAAGCTGCCGGAAAACACCGCCCTGGCCGCTGCGGGCGCTGAAGCGCCGGCTGCCACGGTCGCTGCTGCTGCGCCTGCCGCGCCTGCAGCCAACCTCGGCGCTGCTGCGCCGACGGCAAACTGA
- a CDS encoding DUF2244 domain-containing protein: protein MIATDSDPENRRYSWILSPNRALGPHTFAAVFILIALAAMVVALVSAWHGNVFAPAFATVDVLIVAAAWRAIWRSGERAERIDLDAEALSVHWLVRGQMQEVARFHPQWVRLLTPDEIPGERCRLILRSHGRSFEIGRLLGAHERLEAAASLRAALAGTTNFESSSGQP, encoded by the coding sequence ATGATCGCGACCGATTCCGATCCGGAAAACCGACGGTACAGCTGGATATTGAGCCCCAATCGGGCGCTTGGTCCGCACACGTTTGCCGCCGTGTTTATCCTGATCGCCTTGGCCGCGATGGTCGTGGCGTTGGTCAGTGCCTGGCACGGCAACGTGTTTGCACCAGCCTTCGCCACGGTTGATGTGCTCATCGTCGCCGCTGCCTGGCGCGCCATTTGGCGCTCGGGCGAGCGCGCGGAGCGGATCGATCTCGACGCCGAAGCCCTGTCCGTGCACTGGCTGGTGCGCGGGCAAATGCAGGAGGTCGCCCGGTTCCACCCCCAATGGGTGCGCCTGCTGACCCCCGATGAAATACCCGGCGAACGTTGCCGGCTGATCCTGCGATCGCATGGGCGGTCGTTCGAGATCGGACGGCTTCTGGGCGCCCACGAACGGCTGGAGGCGGCAGCATCACTGCGCGCCGCTCTGGCCGGCACTACGAATTTCGAATCAAGTTCAGGCCAACCCTGA